Proteins from a single region of Harmonia axyridis chromosome 4, icHarAxyr1.1, whole genome shotgun sequence:
- the LOC123677875 gene encoding jerky protein homolog-like, translating to MASKRKRVVLSLADKLKIIEQLDKGVTGKKLSEIYGVGQATISDIKNSKSTLLNFVSVLENGDGSSSRKTMKTATNKNLEDAVFKWFLQQRSMGNPISGPILCEKAKILAEKLGYSSFKASNGWLRNFKFRHGVRELDLAGEKLSADSAAAENFIEKFKTASESYDPEFVYNADETGLVWKALPKTTLASKRESSAPGHKVSKERVTVLNCANSTGNHKLPLFLIGKSRNPRAFKNVKILPLFYKSQPKAWMTAALFTEWYDEVFIPEVKKHQKSVGKEGSKVLLIVDNAPTHPTAELLERENGQFKTTFLPPNVTSLLQPMDQSVIETMKRHYRRQLLRKLLIEGAEDEELVLANHSKINLKDCCYIVAEAWSLVTPVTLRRAWNKLKGLPSEKNKKKESEEYEKQEYGEDDDDEDALSLEEIRKMIVKIPGCTEVSAEDVGEWMACDTSDPGFQILNDDEIVVSVREDVEVEVEEELSADVEVDAGPSASEAFAGLETALKWMERQPECDHLQLLTVKRMRDLAARKRLKTAKQLTLTEMFKKQ from the coding sequence ATGGCTTCGAAAAGAAAACGTGTTGTGCTATCGTTAGCGGACAAACTGAAAATTATAGAGCAACTCGATAAAGGTGTAACGGGTAAGAAGTTGTCTGAGATTTATGGTGTTGGACAAGCAACAATTTCTGACATTAAAAACAGTAAGTCAACACTTTTAAACTTTGTTTCGGTGCTTGAAAATGGAGATGGAAGTTCCTCCAGGAAAACAATGAAGACAGCAACCAACAAAAATTTGGAAGATGCTGTGTTTAAATGGTTTTTGCAGCAACGTTCTATGGGAAATCCGATTTCAGGTCCAATCCTTTGTGAAAAAGCCAAAATCTTAGCGGAAAAGCTTGGTTATTCATCTTTTAAGGCTAGTAACGGCTGGCTAAGGAATTTTAAATTCAGGCATGGTGTACGCGAGTTAGATTTGGCTGGTGAGAAGCTTTCAGCAGACTCTGCAGcagctgaaaattttattgaaaaatttaaaactgcATCAGAATCCTATGATCCAGAGTTTGTTTATAATGCCGATGAAACTGGCCTTGTTTGGAAAGCATTACCAAAAACCACTTTGGCTTCTAAAAGGGAATCTAGTGCCCCTGGACATAAGGTCAGTAAAGAACGTGTTACAGTGCTTAACTGTGCCAACTCCACTGGAAATCATAAACTGCCACTTTTTTTGATAGGAAAATCAAGAAATCCAAGAGCATTTAAAAACGTAAAAATACTTCCACTCTTCTACAAAAGTCAACCTAAGGCCTGGATGACTGCAGCTTTGTTTACCGAATGGTATGATGAAGTGTTTATTCCTGAAGTGAAAAAGCACCAAAAATCGGTGGGAAAAGAAGGCAGTAAGGTGCTTTTAATTGTTGATAACGCACCCACTCATCCTACAGCAGAACTGTTGGAAAGAGAGAATGGGCAGTTTAAAACGACGTTTTTGCCTCCCAATGTTACAAGTTTGCTGCAACCCATGGACCAGTCTGTTATTGAAACAATGAAGCGCCATTACAGAAGGCAACTGCTGAGAAAACTGCTGATCGAAGGTGctgaagatgaagaattggTTTTGGCAAATCATAGCAAAATAAATTTAAAGGACTGCTGTTACATTGTAGCGGAAGCTTGGAGTTTGGTTACGCCAGTGACGCTAAGACGTGCGTGGAATAAACTGAAAGGCCTACCGTCtgagaagaacaaaaaaaaagaatctgaagaaTATGAGAAACAAGAATATGGAgaggatgatgatgatgaagatgCGTTGTCACTAGAggaaataagaaaaatgatTGTTAAAATTCCTGGCTGTACAGAAGTAAGTGCTGAAGATGTAGGAGAGTGGATGGCTTGTGACACGTCTGACCCTGGTTTTCAAATTCTCAATGACGATGAAATTGTTGTAAGTGTGAGAGAAGATGTTGAAGTGGAAGTGGAAGAAGAACTTTCTGCTGATGTTGAAGTAGACGCTGGACCATCAGCTAGTGAAGCATTTGCCGGTCTCGAGACTGCTTTGAAGTGGATGGAGCGTCAGCCCGAGTGTGACCACTTGCAACTGCTCACCGTCAAGCGAATGCGTGACCTGGCTGCCCGAAAACGGTTGAAGACCGCAAAACAGCTTACATTGACGGAGATGTTTAAAAAacaatga